From the genome of Chloroflexota bacterium:
CAGGCTACCCGTTTCCGTGATTTCAGATATCCTCCACAGATAATCCGCCGCTGTTTGGCGGTGCTTCACTGGCCTATTGCACCGGGGATATCAACCAACACTACCTCGTAATGCTCACGACCGGGCGGCGTGCGGTACACTGTGACAAACTTGGCCACCTGCTCATCGTAGTATCCGCTTTCCACGCCAGCCTGTGCTGCCTCCTTGCTGTCCCAAAGGCTCACTATCAGGCCCTTGCCCTCCGGGGTGCGCATGACATACATGCCCCGGTACCCCTTGCGCTGGCGCGCGGCAGGTACTATCGACCGCTCGAATTGCTCCTGTGCGGTGTCCAGGCTGATCCTGAGGGTGTCAATTTCAAACAGCGTGATCCGAGCAAACATCTTACTCCTCCTTCGGCATCCCTATCGGTAGTTTTCTGCACCATCATCTCTGACGACCCGTAAGCAACTCCTCTATTATCTGGCCATCGGCCATCCGAACGATGCGGTCTGTCTTGCGGCCGACTGCCAAATCATGGGTCACCAGAACGAAGGTCTGTGCATTCTCTCTGTTTAGTCGGCACAGCAGTTCTATGATATCTGCCGATGTCTCACTGTCCAGGTTGCCAGTGGGCTCGTCACCCCACACTATGGCAGGCTTGTTAACCAGGGACCTGGCAATAGCCACCCGCTGCTGTTGTCCAGCCGAGAGCTCGGTAGGCCTTTTATCTCTCTGGTCAGCCAGCCCCACTAACTCTAGAATCTCCTGGGCCTGCTTTCGAGCTTGGGCGCGTGTGACTCCTGAAAGGAGCAATGGCAGCTCTACGTTCTCCACAACACTCAGCACTGGAAGTAAGTTGAAAGCCTGGAACACAAATCCCATCGCTTCAGCCCGAAACCGGGTCCGCTCCCTGTCTGGCATGTTCTGAATATGGAAACCCTGGATGAGGATATCCCCTTCGTCGATGCTGTCAATCCCGGAGAGACAATTGAGCAGTGTCGTCTTACCACACCCGCTGGGCCC
Proteins encoded in this window:
- a CDS encoding ABC transporter ATP-binding protein, which gives rise to MQKAAIIEVKGVHKTYDTGKIRVHALRGIDLVVQDGEMVAVMGPSGCGKTTLLNCLSGIDSIDEGDILIQGFHIQNMPDRERTRFRAEAMGFVFQAFNLLPVLSVVENVELPLLLSGVTRAQARKQAQEILELVGLADQRDKRPTELSAGQQQRVAIARSLVNKPAIVWGDEPTGNLDSETSADIIELLCRLNRENAQTFVLVTHDLAVGRKTDRIVRMADGQIIEELLTGRQR